TGAGCGCGAGCCGCACCCTGACGCTGAGCGTCTTGCCGGGGCCGACGGTGAAACCGGGGAAGTCGGGGAGGCCGGCCCCCTCACCGGCCTCGCCGGCACCCTCTCCCTCGCCGGCACCCTCTCCCTCGGTAGCCGTCCCACCGCCGGAGGCGTCCTCACCGAACACGCCGATCAGCTCGTCCCGGTCGGTCGGCTCGAACGCCACGGGACGCGGCCGCTTCCCCTCGTAGAACTCCAGGCGGGGCTGCGACGGCGTCAGGGCCCGCTTCTCGTCGACCAGGACGATGACCGGGTGGATGCCCTCGCAGGTCCGGGAAGTGGTGTTGGTCAGGTCCAGGTACCAGGTGCCGTAGCCGCCCCCGGCCTCGAAGCCACTGGGGCCGCCGTGGATGCGGGTGGTGAGGGGGAAGGTGTGGTCGTCGGGGGCCGTGCACGCGGGCAACGGCGCCTGAGGGTCCGCGTGGGCGGACGCCCGTGGGTCCGCGTGCGCGGGGACGGCCGACGCGGAGGCGGCGAGGAGGGCGGCTGTCGCCACCAGGCAGGGGGACGTGGACGTGAACAGTCGCATAAACACATGAGCGTGCCGGTGGTGCGCGGCTTCGGGCACCGCCATTCGGGCCACGCCCCCCGGACGGAGCACAGACGCCCCTCGTTCGGCGGTCGCACCGACAAGGAGAGCGCACCGACTCCGCACCGTTTGCGCCAAGCGGCACCAAAGTGGCGCGATCGCGCGTTGCCGCTCCGCTCCGGGAGTCGCAGCCTGAGGGGCGGGAGCGCTCCCACACCACCGGCGCCCCCAGGCCCTCACGCCACCCCGCCCCCTCCCCGCACAGGGAGAGAAGGACAAGAGGCCCATGGACACGGCTTGTCATATACATGCTCTATTTCGCGCCGCGGGACGCCACCTGAAGCTGCTTCCCTTCAGCACTCTCGCCCTCCTGATACCGGCCCTCCTGCTGACCACGCTCACCCCGTCCCCCGCCGCGGCGGCGGAGAACGCGGCGCCCGTCCCCCTCCCGTCGCTCAGCGCGACCACGACCCAGGTCGCCTCCGGGCTGAGGCGGCCCACCGCCCTCGCCGCCCCCGACGACGGCACGGACCGGCTCTTCATCACCGAGAAGTCCGGCAGGATCCGCGTCTACCACCCGGACACCGGCCTGGCCGCCGCCCCGCTGATCGACATCACCGCGGCCGTGGACGAGTCGGGCAACGAGCGCGGACTGCTCGGCATCGCGCTCCCGCCGGACTTCGCCGCGAGCCAGGACCTGTACCTGGCGTACACGGCACTGCCCGACGGGGCGGTCACGCTGGCCCGCTACCGGCTCGACGAGTCCCGCCTGGAGGTCCTGCTGTCCCAGGAGCACGCCGAGTACAACAACCACAACGGCGGCCAGCTCGCCTTCGGCCCCGACGGCAACCTGTACTGGAGTATCGGCGACGGCGGCGGATCGGGGGACCCCTTCCGGTCCGGACAGCGGCTGGACACCCTGCTGGGCAAGATCATGCGCATCGACGTGAGCCGCGCCTGCGCGCCGCTCGCCTACTGCGTCCCCGGCGACAACCCCTTCACCCGCACCCCCGGCGCCCGGGCGGAGATCTGGCTCTACGGGCTGCGCAACCCCTGGCGCTTCTCCTTCGACAGCGGTGACGGCTCACTGTGGATCGGCGACGTCGGCCAGGGCCACTGGGAGGAGGTCGACCACATCCCCGCCGGCCGGGGCGGGCTGAACCTCGGCTGGTCCTGCTACGAGGGCCTGGAGCGGTTCGAGGGCGGCGAGTGCGCGTCCGGCCAGGAATACACCGAGCCGGTCTTCACCTACTCGCCGTACACCGGCGGCTGCTCGGTCATCGGCGGCCACGTCTACCGGGGCCGGCAGTACGCCGACCTGGTGGGCGGTACGTACATCGCCACCGACTACTGCTCGTCGACCGTATGGGCGCTGCGCCCCGACGGCCGGGGCGGCTACGACCAGGCCGAGATCGGGCAGATGCCCACCCAGGTCACGTCGATCGGCGTGACCGTCGACGGCGAGTTCTACGTGGTCAACGACCTGCCCGGCGGTCTGCACCGGGTGTCGTTCACCCGGGAGGAGCCCACCTGCCGGGTGGACCGCAAGGTGACCCGCTGGGGCACCGGCACCACGGTCGACCTCACCGTCACCAACACCGGCGACACCCCGGTGAACGGCTGGACCCTCGCGTTCCCGCTGTCCTTCGGGCAGACCGTCGTGTCCGACTGGAACACGGAGCTGACCCAGCTCAGCAACACGATCGACGCCACCAACGCCCCGCACAACGCCACGATCGCGCCGGGCGCGAGCGTCACCCTCGGCTATCTCGCCCAGCACACCGGTGACGCGTCACCACCGCCCCGGTTCACGCTCAACGGGGACGCGTGCGCCGTCGGCTCGTGAACGCCGCCGGTACGCCGTGAGCAGCGGTACGGGTGCCGGGTCGACGCGTCGACGCGGCCCGGCACCCGTGCCCGCTCCGTCCCCTGCCCCGTGGGCCGCGTTCCGTGCCCCGCGTCGGCACCACGCATCGCGTCACACGGCACGCCCCCGACGACACCTCACACATCGCCCCGCCCGAACAGCGGCGCGAGCAGCAGCTGGGCCGCGCCCTCCGCGACTCCGCGCACCCCTCCGGGCGCCATCCGCACCGGTACGGCGCCGCCGTGACCGCCCTCCCGCCGGGCGCGGGCGTCGAGGACGGCACCGACCCCGCCGACGAACGCCTCCGGCGCGGCGGCGACGGTACGGCCGCCGAGCAGGACCAGGTCGATGTCCAGCAGCCCGGCGAGGTTCGCGGCACCCGCGCCCAGCACCCGGGCCGCCTCCGTGAGGTCACCGCGGGCGACGGCCCCGAGGCACAGCGCCTCTATGCAGCCGCGTGCGCCGCAGGTGCAGGGCGGCCCGTCCAGCTGGACGACCTGGTGCCCGAACTCCCCGGCACCCGTCCGGGCGCCCCGGTGCACCCCGCCGCCGATCACGAGCCCGGCGCCGAGCCCCGTACCGAGGTGCAGATAGGCGAAGGAGCCCCCTCCGCCGGGCCCCTCCCCGCCGACCGCGAGACCCAGGGCCGCCGCGTTGGTGTCCTTGTCGACGACGACCGGCACACCGAGCCGCCGCACCAGCGCGTCCCGCAGCGGGAAGCCGTCCCACTCCGGGAAACCGGTGACCCGGTGCAGCACGCCCCGGACGTGGTCGAGCGGCCCCGGCAGGGCGACACCGAGGCCGAGGAGCGTGGGGGCGTCCGCGAGGGCCCCGGCGCCGGCGGGCGGCCGCGGAGTGTCGTCGAGCGTGCCGACGGGCGGCCGTACGGTGTCCACGACGGCGCCGACGGCCCCGACGGCCCCGACGGGCGGCCGCAGGACGTCCGCGACCAGTTCGCGAGCGGCCCCCGCCACACCCTCCAGCACCGCTTCCGCCCCCGCGCCCAGGTCCAGCGGGGAGCGCCGCTCCCCCAGCACGGTGCCGTCGAGATCGACCAGCACCGCCCGCAGCTCGTCCCGGTCCAGGTGGACGCCGAGCGCGTGGCCGGCCTCCGGCACCAGGCGCAGTACCGTCCGCGGCTTACCGCCCGTGGACGCGCGGCGTCCGGCCTCGGCGGCCAGACCGTCCTCCCGGAGGCGTGCGGTGATCTTGCTGACCGCCTGCGGGGTGAGCCCGGTCCGCTCGGCGAGTTCCAGCCGGCTGATGCCCTCCGCACCGGCCGTGCGCAGCAGGTCGAGCACCAGGGCGGCGTTGTGACTGCGCAGGGCGAGCAGATTGGCCCCGCCCACCGCACCCCGCATACCGCCACCGCCCCCGGAGGCACCCGCACCGCTCCCGGAGGCACCCCCACCGCCCCCACCACCGGCACGCACACCGCCACCACCGCCGACACGCGCACCGCCCCCGCCGGTGCCCCCCGCGCCGTTCCTCGCTCCCCCGCCGTTCGTCCTGTCCACGCCCCCATTGTCACCGGCGCTTGCACTTTGGCAACACCGTTGCGAAAGTAGGAGGCATGACTGGTACTCCTCCCGGCAAGCCCCCGCTGCGCGTCGGCCTCGTCGGCTACGGCCTCGCGGGCTCCGTCTTCCACGCCCCGCTGATCGCCGCCACCGAGGGCCTGGCCCTGGACACGGTGGTCACCTCGAACCCCGACCGGCAGCAGCAGGCCCGCGCCGGGTTCCCGGACGTACGGACCGTCGCCACGCCCGACGAGCTGTTCGACCGGGCCGGCGAGCTGGACCTGATCGTCATCGCGTCTCCGAACAAGACGCACGTGCCGCTCGCGACGAGGGCCCTGGAGGCCGGTCTGCCGGTCGTGGTGGACAAGCCCGTCGCGGGCACGGCCGCCGAGGCGCGGGAGCTCGCGGCGCTGGCGGAGGAGCGCGGCCTGCTGCTCTCCGTCTTCCAGAACCGCCGCTGGGACAACGACTTCCTCACCCTGCGCAAGCTCGTCGCCGAGGACGCGCTGGGCGACGTATGGCGCTTCGAGTCCCGCTTCGAGCGCTGGCGGCCGAAGCCGAAGGGCGGCTGGCGCGAGTCCGGCGACCCGGCAGAGATCGGAGGTCTCCTGTACGACCTCGGCAGCCACGTCGTCGACCAGGCCCTAGTCCTCTTCGGCCCGGCCACGCAGGTGTACGCCGAGTCGGTCGTCCGGCGCGCGGGCGCGGAGGCGGACGACGACACGTTCATCGCCCTGACGCACGCGGGCGGCGTCCGCTCCCACCTGTACGTCTCCTCCACCGCCGCCCAGCTCGGGCCCCGTTTCCGCGTCCTGGGCTCGAAGGCCGGTTACGTCAAGCACGGCCTCGACCCGCAGGAGGCGGCGCTGCGCGAGGGCAAGCGGCCCGGCCCCGGCTGGGGCGAGGAGGACGAGTCGCTGTGGGGCCGCGTGGGCGCCGGGGAGTCCCCGGCGACCGGCGGCGGAAACGTGACGGCGACCGTCCCGGGCGACTACCCCGCCTACTACGCGGCGGTGGCGAAGGCGCTGCTGGAGGGCGGCCCGAACCCGGTCGGCGCCCGCGAGGCGGCTGCCGCCCTGGACGTACTGGAGGCGGCCCGCCGGTCCGCCCGCGACGGAGTGGTGGTGGCCCTGTGAGCCCCGAGAAGCCGGTCCCGACGGTGGAGGAGCTGGAGGCGCAGGAACGCCGTCTGGTCTTCCGCCGGTTCACGAACGACGACGCCTGGGCCCTCGGCTCGCTCCTCGTCGAGCTGGCCCGCGAGCGCGGGGCGCCGGTCGCCGTCGACATCCACCGCGCCGGCCAGCAGCTCTTCCACGCTGCCCTGCCCGGCTCGACCCCCGACAACGACGCCTGGATCGCCCGCAAGCGCCGGGTGGTGGAGCGGTACGGCTCCGCGTCGTACCTGGTCGGCTCGCGCTTCCGGGCCAAGGGCACGACGTTCGAGGAGTCCTCGCGGCTCGACCCCGACACGTACGCGGCGCACGGCGGTTCCTTCCCGATCACCGTGGCCGACGTCGGAGTGATCGGCTCGGTGACGGTGTCCGGATTGCCGCAGGTGGAGGACCACCGGCTGGTGGTGGAGGCGCTGGAGCGGTTCCTGGGCGAGTAACCCGATCGGCCCCGGACCGTGCGCTCGGGGAATGACCGGTGGGTACCCGTGGTTGGCAGGCAGGTACGCAGGATGATCACGGTGCCCACCGGAGGGACTCCCGATGAACGACACGACGGCTTCTCCGACCGCTCTGGCCCCTCTGAAGGAATCGGTCGGACGGTACGGCGTGTGGAGCGTGCAGCTGCGCTCCGGGGACCCGACGGGTGCCGCGGAACGCGCCGAGGCCACCGCCGAGTTGGAGCGGCTCGGGTTCGGTGCCGTGTGGCTGGGCGGCAACACCTCCGCCGCGGACGCCGCCCCGCTGATCGAGGCGACCTCGCGGATCGTCGTCGGCACCAGCATCCAGAGCATCTGGGAGCACGAGCCCTCCGCGGTGGCGGCGAGCTTCGCGGAGCTGGAGGTGGCCCACCCCGGCCGGTTCCTGCTCGGCCTCGGGGTGAGCCACGGCCCCCGGGTGAAGGGCTACAGCCGCCCGTACTCGACGATGGTCGACCACCTCGACGCCCTGGACAGGGCGGGCATGCGGTCCGGCCACCGGGTGCTGGCGGCGCTCGGCCCGAAGATGCTGGAGCTCTCCCGGGACCGGGCGGCCGGCGCCATCCCGTACCTGGTCACCCCCGAGCACACCGTGCAGGCCCGTGAACGGCTCGGCGAGGGGCCGCTGCTGGCCCCGGAGTTGAAGGTGGTCCTCTCCTCCGACCCGGCTGCCGCCCGCGCGACGGCGCGCGCCTACCTCGCCCGGTACCTGGAGCTGCCGAACTACACCAGGAACTTCCTCAACCTCGGCTTCACCGAGGCCGACGTCGCCGACGGCGGCAGCGACCGCCTGATCGACGCGGTGTTCGCGTGGGGCGACGAGGACACGATCCGCGCCCGCATCGACACCTTCCTCGACGCGGGCGCCGACCACGTCGCCCTCCAGGTGGTGGAGGACGACATGACCCTGATCCCCCGTGAGGGCTGGCGCCGCCTCGCTTCCCTACTGGCCTGAGGCAGGGCGCCCCTCAGGGGGCGGGGAACCGCGCGACCGGCCCACCACGACACGCGGCCGGCACCGCACCGACTCCCCGCCCCACCCCTCCAGCGGAGCGCCTACGCGTTCTTGAGTTCCTGCCGCTGCCGCCCGAGCCCCTCGACCTCCAGCTCCACGACGTCCCCGGCCCGCAGGTACGGCTTCGGCTCGGGCTGCCCCATCGCCACCCCCGCCGGGGTCCCGGTGTTGATGACGTCACCGGGCCGGAGCACCATGAACTGGCTGACGTACCGCACGACCTCCCCCACCGGGAAGATCTGCTCCGCGGTGGTCCCGTCCTGCTTCAGCTCCCCGTTCACCCACAGCCGCAGCGACAGCCCCTGCGGGTCGGGCACCTCGTCGGCGGTCACCAGCCAGGGGCCCAGCGGGTTGAACGTCTCGCAGTTCTTGCCCTTGTCCCAGGTCCCGCCGCGCTCGATCTGGAACTCCCGCTCGGAGACGTCGTGCGCCACCGCGTACCCGGCGACACACGCGAGGCCCGCCTCCGCCGAGTCCAGGTAGCGGGCCGTACGCCCGATCACGACCGCCAGCTCCACCTCCCAGTCCGTCTTGACGGAGCCGCGCGGCACGA
This region of Streptomyces ambofaciens ATCC 23877 genomic DNA includes:
- a CDS encoding Gfo/Idh/MocA family oxidoreductase encodes the protein MTGTPPGKPPLRVGLVGYGLAGSVFHAPLIAATEGLALDTVVTSNPDRQQQARAGFPDVRTVATPDELFDRAGELDLIVIASPNKTHVPLATRALEAGLPVVVDKPVAGTAAEARELAALAEERGLLLSVFQNRRWDNDFLTLRKLVAEDALGDVWRFESRFERWRPKPKGGWRESGDPAEIGGLLYDLGSHVVDQALVLFGPATQVYAESVVRRAGAEADDDTFIALTHAGGVRSHLYVSSTAAQLGPRFRVLGSKAGYVKHGLDPQEAALREGKRPGPGWGEEDESLWGRVGAGESPATGGGNVTATVPGDYPAYYAAVAKALLEGGPNPVGAREAAAALDVLEAARRSARDGVVVAL
- a CDS encoding fumarylacetoacetate hydrolase family protein, whose protein sequence is MKLLRVGTAGSERPALLDADGTLRDLSGVVTDIDGALLADDAALGRVRAAAEAGELPVLDGTGLRVGPPVGRIGKVVCIGLNYHDHARETGAEPPAEPVVFFKAPDTVVGPDDTVLVPRGSVKTDWEVELAVVIGRTARYLDSAEAGLACVAGYAVAHDVSEREFQIERGGTWDKGKNCETFNPLGPWLVTADEVPDPQGLSLRLWVNGELKQDGTTAEQIFPVGEVVRYVSQFMVLRPGDVINTGTPAGVAMGQPEPKPYLRAGDVVELEVEGLGRQRQELKNA
- a CDS encoding heme-degrading domain-containing protein — its product is MSPEKPVPTVEELEAQERRLVFRRFTNDDAWALGSLLVELARERGAPVAVDIHRAGQQLFHAALPGSTPDNDAWIARKRRVVERYGSASYLVGSRFRAKGTTFEESSRLDPDTYAAHGGSFPITVADVGVIGSVTVSGLPQVEDHRLVVEALERFLGE
- a CDS encoding LLM class F420-dependent oxidoreductase; translation: MNDTTASPTALAPLKESVGRYGVWSVQLRSGDPTGAAERAEATAELERLGFGAVWLGGNTSAADAAPLIEATSRIVVGTSIQSIWEHEPSAVAASFAELEVAHPGRFLLGLGVSHGPRVKGYSRPYSTMVDHLDALDRAGMRSGHRVLAALGPKMLELSRDRAAGAIPYLVTPEHTVQARERLGEGPLLAPELKVVLSSDPAAARATARAYLARYLELPNYTRNFLNLGFTEADVADGGSDRLIDAVFAWGDEDTIRARIDTFLDAGADHVALQVVEDDMTLIPREGWRRLASLLA
- a CDS encoding PQQ-dependent sugar dehydrogenase produces the protein MDTACHIHALFRAAGRHLKLLPFSTLALLIPALLLTTLTPSPAAAAENAAPVPLPSLSATTTQVASGLRRPTALAAPDDGTDRLFITEKSGRIRVYHPDTGLAAAPLIDITAAVDESGNERGLLGIALPPDFAASQDLYLAYTALPDGAVTLARYRLDESRLEVLLSQEHAEYNNHNGGQLAFGPDGNLYWSIGDGGGSGDPFRSGQRLDTLLGKIMRIDVSRACAPLAYCVPGDNPFTRTPGARAEIWLYGLRNPWRFSFDSGDGSLWIGDVGQGHWEEVDHIPAGRGGLNLGWSCYEGLERFEGGECASGQEYTEPVFTYSPYTGGCSVIGGHVYRGRQYADLVGGTYIATDYCSSTVWALRPDGRGGYDQAEIGQMPTQVTSIGVTVDGEFYVVNDLPGGLHRVSFTREEPTCRVDRKVTRWGTGTTVDLTVTNTGDTPVNGWTLAFPLSFGQTVVSDWNTELTQLSNTIDATNAPHNATIAPGASVTLGYLAQHTGDASPPPRFTLNGDACAVGS
- a CDS encoding ROK family transcriptional regulator yields the protein MRGAVGGANLLALRSHNAALVLDLLRTAGAEGISRLELAERTGLTPQAVSKITARLREDGLAAEAGRRASTGGKPRTVLRLVPEAGHALGVHLDRDELRAVLVDLDGTVLGERRSPLDLGAGAEAVLEGVAGAARELVADVLRPPVGAVGAVGAVVDTVRPPVGTLDDTPRPPAGAGALADAPTLLGLGVALPGPLDHVRGVLHRVTGFPEWDGFPLRDALVRRLGVPVVVDKDTNAAALGLAVGGEGPGGGGSFAYLHLGTGLGAGLVIGGGVHRGARTGAGEFGHQVVQLDGPPCTCGARGCIEALCLGAVARGDLTEAARVLGAGAANLAGLLDIDLVLLGGRTVAAAPEAFVGGVGAVLDARARREGGHGGAVPVRMAPGGVRGVAEGAAQLLLAPLFGRGDV